The following DNA comes from Vicinamibacterales bacterium.
TCTCCACGGCTCGTCGACGACGCCGGTGCTCCTGCAGGAGGTGGCCGTTCCCGCCGACGCCGTCCTGGGCGAGGTCGGCAAGGGCCACAAGGTGGCGTTCAACGTCCTCAACTTCGGGCGCTTCAAGCTGGGCGCGATGACGTCTGGCGGCGCGAAGGGCGCGATCGCCGATTCGGCGAAGTACGCGGCGTCCAGGAAGCAGTTCGGCACGCCCATCGCCACCTTCGGCGCCATCCGCCACAAGCTGGGCGAGATGACGGCCCGGCAGTACGCCCTCGAGAGCCTGATGTTCCGCACGGCCGGCCTCGTCGACGAGGCCGTGGCGGCGGCCGGGCACGCACCGGGCGCGGTGCTGCACGCGCTCGAGGAATTCGCGGTGGAAGCCTCCATCGCGAAGGTGTACGGCAGCGAGGTCCTGGACTACATCGTGGACGAGTCGGTCCAGATCTTCGGCGGGAACGGCTTCGTCGCGGACTACCCCGCCGAGCGCCGCTACCGCGACGCACGGGTCAACCGCATCTTCGAGGGCACCAACGAGATCAACCGGCTGCTGATTCCGGGCCTCCTGATGAAGAAGGCGACGCGGGGCGACCTGCCGCTCGTCGCGGCCGCGCGCGCGCTCGGCGACGAGATCATGGCGCCGCCTTCGACGCCCGAGGCCGACGAGGCGCCGCTGGCCGCCGAGCACCGGGCGACGGGCGCGTTCAAGAAAGTGGCTCTGCTCGTGGCCGGCGTGGCCATGGAGCGGCACGGCGACGCGCTCCAGCACGAACAGGAGGTGCTGTCGCTCCTGGCCGACATCGTGGCCGACACCTACGCCGCCGAGAGCGCGGTCCTGCGCGCGCGCGCCGCGCAGGGCGGGGATCAGGCCTCGCTGCACCACGCCGCGGCCTCCGTCGTCGCCCATGACGCCGCGGGAAGGATCGAGCTGGCGGCGCGATCGGCGCTGGCGGCGCTCGCCGACGGCGACACGCTCCGGACGCACCTGGCGGCGCTGCGCCGGCTCCTGAAGGTGACGCCCGTGAACGTCGTCGCCCTGCGCCGGCAGATCGCCGACGAGGTCGTCGCGAAGGGCGGCTATCCGTTCGCGTGACGCGCCACGGGCCGGCCGGGACGAGTACACTGAAAGCGTGAGTGGTGTGAAGAAGGCGCTCGTGCTCGTCGTGGTGGCCGGGCTGGCGGGCCTCGCGGCGTGCACGCAGGAGCCGCCGGACGTCGCGTACGCGCGCCGGATTGCCGCCGAGCGCGCCCGGAAGGACGAGTTCTTCGCCAGCGGGTCCAGCGACTCGCCGATCAAGCCCGCGGACCAGGCGAAGTTCCTGCCCATCAGCTATTTCGACATCGACCCCGCGTATGCCGCGCCGGCCACGCTGCGCCTGCTCGACGAGCGGACGCGCCTGGTCATGCCGACGTCCACGGGCAAGCTGCGCGACATGGAGCGCGTCGGGTTCCTGGAGTTCACGCTGAAGGGACAGCCGCAGAAGCTGACGGCGTTCTCGGAGGCCGGACAGACGGTCTCCCGCCTGTTCGTGCCGTTCAGCGATCTGACGAGCGGCACCGAGACCTACCAGGCCGGCCGCTACATGGACATCGATCCCCAGACGAGCGGCGTCTACGTGGTGGACTTCAACAACGCCTACCACCCCTACTGCTACTACAACTCCGACTACGACTGTCCGTTTCCCCCGGCCGAGAACCGGCTGAAGGTGCCGATTCGCGCCGGCGAGCGCCTCCGGGCCGCGGACGCGCTGGCGCCAGGCCGATGAGCACGTTGCAGGCCGTCATCTTCGACTTCGACGGCGTGATCGCCGACAGCGAGCGGCTGCACATGCGGGCGTTCCAGGACGCGCTCCAGACAACGGCGGTCACGCTGACGGACGAGGCCTACTACGCCGACTACCTGGGCTTCGACGACCACGGCGTCTTCCGGCACCTCGGCCAGGATCAGGGGCATCCGTTCGACGCCGCCACCATCGAGCGCCTGGTGGCGGACAAGGGCCGTCGCTACGAGGCCCTGGCCGCCGCCGGGCACCTCGTGTATCCGGGCGCCGAGGCGTTCATCCGGGCCGCGGCCGCGCGGGTGCCGATCGCGGTGGCGTCCGGTGCGCAGACGCACGAGATCGACGACGTCCTGGTCCGGGCCGGCCTTCGCGACCTGTTCACGGCCGTGGTGGGCGCCGACCAGACCGCGGCGTCGAAGCCCGCACCGGATCCGTACCTCGAAGCCTTCGCGCGCATCGAGCGCGCCGTCGGATACGCCCTCGACGCCAGCCGCACCGTGGCCATCGAGGACTCCCGCTGGGGCCTGGAGTCGGCGCGCGCGGCCGGCCTTCGGACCGTCGCCGTCACCACCTCCTATCCCGCCGAGGCCCTCGCCGCCCATGCGGAGCTCGTGGTCGAAAGCCTGGACGGTCTCCCGCTCGAGGCACTCGACCGCCTGTGCGTGCCGGCATGATCTGGCCTTCCGGGCAGTCGATCGCCCGCGCGCTCGACGATGCCGACGCCCGGCCGGCCCCGGACCTCGCCCCGGGCGCGCTCGTGATCGCCGGCATCGAGTACCCGCGGCTCGAGCCGCCGCCGTACCTGGCGCGGATGGAGGAGCTCGGGGCCGCCGCGCTGGCGAAGGTCGCCGCGGGCGCTGGCGCCGAGGGCCCCCTGCACGCCAGGGTCGAGGCCGTGAACGCGTATCTGTTCGGCGAGCAGGGATTCCAGGGGAACCGGGACCGCTACGCCGATGTCAGGAACAGCTGTCTCAACCAGGTGCTCGACCGCCGCACGGGCATCCCCATCACGCTGTCGGTCATCTACATGGACGTGGCCAGGCGCGCGGGTCTGCGCGCCGAGGGCATCAACTTCCCCGGGCACTTCCTGGTGCGAGTGAAGGACGCCGCCGGGCCGGATCCGGCGAAGGACGCGGGCCTGATCGTGGATCCGTTCAACGAGGGCGCGATCCTGACCGAGCAGGACTGCCGGGGCCTGCTCGCCAGGCACGACGACTCGATGTCCTTCTCGCCCGACCTGCTCTCGCGTGCGACGCGACGCCAGGTGTTCGTGCGGATGCTGGTGAACCTGAAGCGGCTGTACGTCCAGAGCCGCTCGTTTCCACAGGCCCGGGCGGTCAGCGAGGCCCTGCTCACGCTCACGCCGTCGTCGCTGTCGGAACTGCGCGACCGCGGGCTGCTGTCCTACCACCTGCACGACTACGCGGCCGCGCTTCGCGATCTCGAAGAGTACCTCCGCCTTCTGACGCTCACGGACAAGGGCGAGGAGGAGCGCGAGGAGACCGCGCAGGTCTGGGACCACGTGAAGACGCTGCGGCGGCGCGTCGCCTCGCTCAACTGACGGCGGCGGCGCGGCCGGCGTGCGCGCACCCGGTCCTGAGCGGGCACACGCCGCAGTGCGGCGCCTGGGCCAGGCAGGCATGGCGGGCGTGGTGCACGAGCAGCGTCACGGCCCGCGAAAGGGCGTCGGTGTCTCGGCCGACCGACGCCGCCAGCGCGGCCCGCGCGGTCCGCCTCCTCCGGCGCTCGCTGCCCGCGGCCAGGCCCAGCCATCGGACCAGCACGCGGGCTGCGCTCTCGTCGAGTGCGGCCACCGGCCGGCCGGCCAGGAGGAGCGGCGCGGTCGCCTTCGCGCCCGCCGACAGATGGGGCACGTCGCGGAGGGCGCGCGCCAGGCCGGCGAGGCTCCTGGCCGCCACGTCCGGCAGATCCCGATGGCGGCGGAAGTGGCCGCTGCCCTCCCGCAGCGCGTCGAGACGCGCGTCCACGTCACCCAGCGGCTCCAGGGCCGCCTTCAGCTCCGCCTTCGGCGCGCGGAACATCGCATCCGGCGTGAGCGCCGGTATCCGCCGGATGGCCAGCCACGCGCGGTCCCGGCGCGCGTCGAGCGTGCGCGCGGACACCACGTCCCAGACGAAGTAGGCGAACGGCTCGCGCGGCGGGGCCGCGATCGGGCCGTAGAACGCCGCGAGCGCGGCGAGCGCCTGCTCCATCTCAGCGCAGGCGCCCGATCTCCTCGTACAACGCCGCCGAGGCGATCACGCCGTTGTGGAAGTTGCCGAGATCGATTTTCTCGTCGGGGGCGTGGGCGTTCTCGTCCGGCAGGCCGACGCCGAAGAGGACGCACGGCAGGCCCAGCTCCTCCTGGAAGGTCGCCACCACCGGAATCGACCCGCCCTCCCTGTTGAAGACGGGCGTCTTGCCGAAGCCGCGTTCGATGGCGCGGCCCGCGGCCTGCACGTACTGGTTGTCGAACGCCGTCATCCAGGGCTTGCCGCCGTGCATGCGCGTGAGCGTGAAGGTCACGGCCTTGGACATCACCTGCTTCACGTACGCCTCGAACAGGTCGCCGATCTTCGTCGGGTCCTGGTTGGGGACGAGGCGCATGCTCACCTTCGCCATCGCGACGGCCGGAATCACCGTCTTGGCGCCGTCGCCCGTGAAGCCCGAGAGCAGACCGTTCACTTCGAAGGTGGGACGCGCCCACACGCGCTCGAGGGTGGTGTACCCGGATTCGCCGAACAGCTTCGGCGCACCGAGCTCCATCCGGTACCGCTTCTCGTTGAACGGCAGCTTCGCGAATTCCTGCCGCTCCTCGTCCCGGAGGGGCACGACGTCGTCGTAGAAGCCCGGGATCCTGATGCGCCCGCTCTTGTCCTTCATCTGGGTGAGGGCCTGTGCCAGCGCCATCGCCGGGTTGACCACCGCTCCGCCGAACGAGCCGGAATGCAGGTCGGACTTCGTGCCGCGCACGTCGATCTGGTAGTACGCGAGCCCGCGCAGCCCGTAGCAGATGGACGGGACGTCCCTGTCGAACATCGGCGAGTCGCTGATCACGACGACGTCGGCCCCGAGCATGGCCTTGTTGGCGCGGATGAACTCGTCGAGGTTGGCGCTCCCGACCTCCTCTTCGCCTTCGAGCACCACCTTGATGTTCACGGGCAGCGAGCCGGTCTGCGACAGGTGGGCCTCGATGGCCTTCATGTGCATGAACACCTGGCCCTTGTCGTCCACGGCGCCGCGCGCGTAGAGTTCCCCGTCGCGCACGGTGGCCTCGAACGGAGGCGAGGTCCACAGCTCGACCGGGTCCACGGGCTGGACGTCGTAATGGCCGTAGAAGAGGATGGTCGGCGCCCCGGCGGCGCCGAGCCACTCGGCGTACACGACCGGGTGCCCGGGCGTCTCGACCAGCCTGGCGCCCTGCATCCCGATGCGGGTCAGCTCGGCGGCCGTCCACTCGGCGCACCGGCGGACGTCCGCGGCATGAGCCGGCAGCGCCGAGATGCTCGGGATGGCCAGGAAGCCCTTCAGCTGCTCGACGTAGCGGTCGCGGTTGACGTTGATGTAGTCGAAGATCTTGTCCATGGCGTTCTCAGGGGGCCACTGTACCACTTGCCACGCGCAGGTCACCCGACCAGGCGCCACGTGTCGCCGTCGACGACGGCGCGTCCCTCGTCGGCGAGCTTGACGAGGTGCGCCAGCACGCTCTCCTCGGCCATCGGCCGTAGCGCCGGGTCGAGGCCGTCGTAGAGGCCGGCGGCGATGACGGCGGGATCACCGACGCCGGCGCGGAGCGCGTCCACCACCTGGCGCTCGCGGAACTGCCGGTGCGTGACGTACGAGGCGATGAGCGCCGCCGGATCCTCGATGGGCGGACCGTGGGCCGGCAGCGCGCGCCGAAGCTCCAGAGACGCGACCGTCGCGAGCGACCGGAGGTAGTCCGACAGGCGGCCCCCCCTGGACGCGGGAATCACGACGGTGCTGCCGGCGACCAGGAGGTCGCCCGTGAAGGCCGTCCCGGAATCGCGGTGCCAAAGGACGACGTGATCAGGCGAGTGGCCGGGCGTGTGGACGACGGTCAGCGGACCCTGGTCCGTCTCGACGACCTCCCCGGCGGCCAGCGCCGCCCAGGCCACCGCCGCGGGGTCCCGCTCCGGCCAGGGCCACTTCAGGAAGCGTGCGGCCGGAAACCGGCGGGCGAGCGCGGGGGCGCCGGACGCGTGGTCGGGATGCGCGTGGGTCACCAGGACGCGGTCGGGTCCGCCCGGCACCTGGGCGGCGAGTGCGTCGAGATGCTCGGCACGGCCGACACCGGCGTCCACGAGGACGGGACGGGCGCCGGGCAGCAGGTAGGTCCAGTTGCCGGATCCGGTCATGGGGCCGGGGTTGCCGGCATGGATGGGAACGACCGTCACTCTCGCCCCGCGACGCGGCCGCCTCTCCGCCGGACCGGCGGAGCACTCAGACGCCTCACGTGCCTCCGTAGCCGATCGTGACCTTCCCGCCGTCGACGATCACGGGCACCGCGCGGCGTCCGTTCGAGTAGCCGAGCATCCGCGCCAGGCCCTCCGCGTCCTTCTTCACGTTCACGTAGGTCACGGCCCCGCGCGCTCCGTACGCCTCACGGGCGTCGGTCGTGTGCGGTCACGTGTCCTTGCCGAAGATCAGGACGGGCTCGTCGCTCATGCCGGCATCTTACCGGACGGCGCGGTCCCGGGCGCTCAGCACCAACGACAACGCGACGTAGTACACGGGGAAGACGAGCGACAGCCAGGCCCAGGGCCCGCCGGTGTCCGGCAGCCGCCACATGGCCACGAGGAGGCAGCAGGCCCACCACGCGGACAGGGCGAGCGTGGCGGCGCGCCAGGTCACGGTCCGCGACGGGTAGACGTAGCGCACGGGCACGAAGACCAGCACGGCGAGGACGGCCAGGACGGCGGCATTGACCGCGGGCGGCAGGCCGAAGAGGTGGAGGTACAGGCAGACGATGTTCCAGTACGACGGAAACCCGGTGAAGAAGTGGTCGGTGCTCGCCACCTTCGCGTCGGTCCGGCTGAACCCGTACCCGCTCGACAGGAGCATCGCGGCCGCCACGGGCACGGCGACGGGAGACGGGACGAGGTCCGTCTTCACGACGATGAGCGCCGGGACGAACACGTAGGTCAGGTAGTCCACGAGGTTGTCGAGCCCGGCGCCGTCGAACCACGGCAGCCGCGTCTTGACGGCCAGGGCGCGCGCGAGCACGCCGTCGGTGGCGTCGATCGCGACCGCGCCCGCCAGCCACAGGTACGCCGCGCGCAGGTCGCCGGCGTCCACGGCCAGGACGGCCACGAGCGCCATGATCGCGCCGGACGCGGTGTAGGCGTGCGCGAGCCAGGGCGTCATCGGGACGGCGGGCGCGCCGGCGCCACGGCCGGGCGCGCGGTCATCGGGCGTCCCTCCGCGACAGCCAGCGCATCACGTACCTCACGAACCGCTCGTTGTTGGCGTCCGGCCACGACAGGCCGGTGGGCCGCACGCCCTTCTGCCGCTCGATGGTGAGGAGCTCGGTGTCGCCGATCAGGACCACGCGGCCCCGCCCCCGCTCGAGCGCCACGGCCATGGCCAGCCCCTGGGCCCGGCGGCCGGCGGTCGGCGGATCGCCGGGGTGCGCGACCTCGGCCGCCGACGGGCTGAGGCGCAGCAGGATCGTCGCGTCCGGCGGCGGCGCCATGGCCAGCCCGCCGAACACGACGACCCGGTTGACGGGCGGGGCGCCGGGCCACCCATCCAGGATCGGGTGGACGCCGATGAGGCCGTTCTCCCGCGAGAACACCAGGCGGGACGGGTCCGGTCCGTCGGAGTGACCGACGTCCACGACCAGCCGATCGTGGAGCCCGACGCCCAGCCGTTCGGCCAGTCCGCGGGCACCGCGCGCGTACGGGGCGGGGTCGACGGCGAGGAGGAGCGAGCCGCCGTTCTCGACCCACTGGGCGGTGGTCTCGATCTCCTGGGACATCAGCCCGTCGTCGTCGAAGGCCGGCCAGCCGCCGGCCCCGATCTCCGCGCCCCAGCGGCGCACCGTGCCGACGACGCCCAGCGGGTTGACCACGACGCCGACCCTGGCGTCGGCGAGCGTCTCGGCACGCGTGGCGTTGGCGCCGGGAAGGACGCGATAGCCATCGGCCGTCAGGAGCCCGGCGAACGCCGCGAGCCGTCCCTCGGCCGTCCCGCCGTTCCAGTGCGCGTTGTCGATGAGCACCGCCGGTCCGTCCGACCTCCAGGTGGGGGCCGGGACGGCGGCCTCGAAGGGCAGAGGCGCATCGGGCGACGCCCAGCGCCAGCCCAGGGCCGCGGCCGACGCCAGCACGGCCACAGCCAGGATCCATCGGCGGGACGGCGCCATCGCGCTACTCGTCGTCGTCCTTGGCGTGGTAGCGCGCGTACTCGTCGAGGTAGGTGAGCGAGCCGAGCGACGTCATCCTGTCCAGGAACAGGACGCCGTCGAGGTGGTCGGTCTCGTGCTGGATGACCCGCGCCGGGAAGTCCTCGGCCTCGATCTCGACCGTCCGGCCCTTGCGGTCCAACGCCTTGACGGTGATGGTGCGGGTGCGCGGCACCAGGCCCCGAATCTCGGGAATGCTGAGGCAGCCTTCCCAGCCCTCCACGATCTCGCTGCCGACCGGCGTGATGACGGGGTTGATGAGGACGCTCGCCTCGGCGTCGTCCCCCGACGCCAGCATCGCCACGAACACCCGGAGGCCCTCGTGGACCTGCGGGCCGGCCAGGCCCACCCCGTTGTACTCGTGCATGGTCGTGATCATGTCGTCCAGGAACTTCTGGAACCGGGGGTCCGTGATCTCGGACCGCTCGAGCGGCCTCGCCCGCTTTCGCAGCACCGGGTGCCCCATGCGCGAGACCTTCAGGATCGACATGTCTCCAAGTACAACAGACTCGCGACGGCGTGTCCACCCGGGTTCGCGGGCGATCGGGTGTAGACTCTCGCGCGTTCGTCCGTGGAGGTTGCCGTGAAAGCATTCGTGCGTCAGCTGGGACTCGCCGTCGCGCTCGTGGCCGCCATCGTCGTGAGCGATGCCAGGGCCCAGGTCTATCCGAACGCCAAAACCGGCGGCAACTACATGTACAACTACTACTTCGCGCCGGCGGCGAGCAGCACGCCGTGGTGGCCGTCGTGGTCGCCCGACGGAAAGCGGATCGTGTTCGCCATGGACGGCTCGATCTGGACCGTCGACGTCGGCGGGACAGTGGCCCGCGAGCTGGTCTACTCGCCCACCGAGTACCTGTCGATGCCGGAGTACTCGCCGGACGGCAAGTGGCTGGCCTACACCGCCGACGACGACGGCAAGAGCATCAACCTGCGCCTGTTGAACGTGGCGACGGGGACGTCGGTCGCGCTCACGACCGGCCCCTACGTCAACCACGAACCGGCCTGGTC
Coding sequences within:
- a CDS encoding acyl-CoA dehydrogenase family protein — its product is MATTAGALTARGGGWLVADSDPSAVMTRERITDEHRLIEQTAAEFMTGEVLPALDRLERKEWALNRELLAKCGALGLLGTNVPEAYGGVDLDKVATLLVSEQLAANASFAATFGAQANLTILPIVMFGTEPQKAKYLPRLVAGEMVGAYCLSETGSGSDALGARARATRQSDGSYVLSGEKMWITNGGFADLYVVFAKVDGEHFTAFLVERAWPGVSFGKEEHKMGLHGSSTTPVLLQEVAVPADAVLGEVGKGHKVAFNVLNFGRFKLGAMTSGGAKGAIADSAKYAASRKQFGTPIATFGAIRHKLGEMTARQYALESLMFRTAGLVDEAVAAAGHAPGAVLHALEEFAVEASIAKVYGSEVLDYIVDESVQIFGGNGFVADYPAERRYRDARVNRIFEGTNEINRLLIPGLLMKKATRGDLPLVAAARALGDEIMAPPSTPEADEAPLAAEHRATGAFKKVALLVAGVAMERHGDALQHEQEVLSLLADIVADTYAAESAVLRARAAQGGDQASLHHAAASVVAHDAAGRIELAARSALAALADGDTLRTHLAALRRLLKVTPVNVVALRRQIADEVVAKGGYPFA
- a CDS encoding DUF1684 domain-containing protein; translated protein: MSGVKKALVLVVVAGLAGLAACTQEPPDVAYARRIAAERARKDEFFASGSSDSPIKPADQAKFLPISYFDIDPAYAAPATLRLLDERTRLVMPTSTGKLRDMERVGFLEFTLKGQPQKLTAFSEAGQTVSRLFVPFSDLTSGTETYQAGRYMDIDPQTSGVYVVDFNNAYHPYCYYNSDYDCPFPPAENRLKVPIRAGERLRAADALAPGR
- a CDS encoding HAD family phosphatase translates to MSTLQAVIFDFDGVIADSERLHMRAFQDALQTTAVTLTDEAYYADYLGFDDHGVFRHLGQDQGHPFDAATIERLVADKGRRYEALAAAGHLVYPGAEAFIRAAAARVPIAVASGAQTHEIDDVLVRAGLRDLFTAVVGADQTAASKPAPDPYLEAFARIERAVGYALDASRTVAIEDSRWGLESARAAGLRTVAVTTSYPAEALAAHAELVVESLDGLPLEALDRLCVPA
- a CDS encoding transglutaminase-like domain-containing protein, producing the protein MIWPSGQSIARALDDADARPAPDLAPGALVIAGIEYPRLEPPPYLARMEELGAAALAKVAAGAGAEGPLHARVEAVNAYLFGEQGFQGNRDRYADVRNSCLNQVLDRRTGIPITLSVIYMDVARRAGLRAEGINFPGHFLVRVKDAAGPDPAKDAGLIVDPFNEGAILTEQDCRGLLARHDDSMSFSPDLLSRATRRQVFVRMLVNLKRLYVQSRSFPQARAVSEALLTLTPSSLSELRDRGLLSYHLHDYAAALRDLEEYLRLLTLTDKGEEEREETAQVWDHVKTLRRRVASLN
- a CDS encoding dipeptidase, with the protein product MDKIFDYINVNRDRYVEQLKGFLAIPSISALPAHAADVRRCAEWTAAELTRIGMQGARLVETPGHPVVYAEWLGAAGAPTILFYGHYDVQPVDPVELWTSPPFEATVRDGELYARGAVDDKGQVFMHMKAIEAHLSQTGSLPVNIKVVLEGEEEVGSANLDEFIRANKAMLGADVVVISDSPMFDRDVPSICYGLRGLAYYQIDVRGTKSDLHSGSFGGAVVNPAMALAQALTQMKDKSGRIRIPGFYDDVVPLRDEERQEFAKLPFNEKRYRMELGAPKLFGESGYTTLERVWARPTFEVNGLLSGFTGDGAKTVIPAVAMAKVSMRLVPNQDPTKIGDLFEAYVKQVMSKAVTFTLTRMHGGKPWMTAFDNQYVQAAGRAIERGFGKTPVFNREGGSIPVVATFQEELGLPCVLFGVGLPDENAHAPDEKIDLGNFHNGVIASAALYEEIGRLR
- a CDS encoding MBL fold metallo-hydrolase, which produces MTVVPIHAGNPGPMTGSGNWTYLLPGARPVLVDAGVGRAEHLDALAAQVPGGPDRVLVTHAHPDHASGAPALARRFPAARFLKWPWPERDPAAVAWAALAAGEVVETDQGPLTVVHTPGHSPDHVVLWHRDSGTAFTGDLLVAGSTVVIPASRGGRLSDYLRSLATVASLELRRALPAHGPPIEDPAALIASYVTHRQFRERQVVDALRAGVGDPAVIAAGLYDGLDPALRPMAEESVLAHLVKLADEGRAVVDGDTWRLVG
- a CDS encoding UXX-star (seleno)protein family 1, whose product is MSDEPVLIFGKDTUPHTTDAREAYGARGAVTYVNVKKDAEGLARMLGYSNGRRAVPVIVDGGKVTIGYGGT
- the def gene encoding peptide deformylase, encoding MSILKVSRMGHPVLRKRARPLERSEITDPRFQKFLDDMITTMHEYNGVGLAGPQVHEGLRVFVAMLASGDDAEASVLINPVITPVGSEIVEGWEGCLSIPEIRGLVPRTRTITVKALDRKGRTVEIEAEDFPARVIQHETDHLDGVLFLDRMTSLGSLTYLDEYARYHAKDDDE